One stretch of Glycine soja cultivar W05 chromosome 7, ASM419377v2, whole genome shotgun sequence DNA includes these proteins:
- the LOC114420645 gene encoding uncharacterized protein LOC114420645 translates to MFKVCKKLKALKAPLMNLFKQEFNNISNRVELAEAEYNSVLNSLKKNPQDPSFLALANRTRGQTIMLRKAESMKFAQLIKNRYLLQADKCSRFFHALIKRNRHSRFIAAIKLEDRHNTSSQDEIALAFVNHFRILFSAHDLTQTPSISICNRGPKVPTDCFAVLLCLTSKQEINHAIIALIPKHDQASQVNHFRPISCYNLLYKIVSKILANRIASVLETIIGKTQTAFIKNRKMMDNIFLVQEILCKYARKRSSSRCLLKIDLHIAYDSIS, encoded by the exons ATGTTTAAGGTCTGTAAGAAATTGAAAGCTCTTAAAGCTCCCTTGATGAATCTTTTTAAGCAGGAGTTCAACAACATCTCCAACCGAGTGGAGCTAGCTGAGGCTGAATATAACAGTGTGCTTAATTCTCTAAAGAAAAATCCTCAGGACCCTTCCTTTCTTGCTCTAGCAAACCGCACTAGAGGGCAGACCATTATGCTTAGAAAAGCGGAGTCTATGAAGTTCGCTCAGctcataaaaaatagatatctCCTACAGGCTGATAAATGCTCCAGATTTTTTCATGCTTTAATCAAGCGCAACAGACACAGCCGATTTATTGCTGCCATAAAGCTAGAGGATAGGCATAACACTTCCTCCCAAGATGAAATTGCCCTTGCTTTTGTGAATCATTTTAGGATTTTGTTTAGTGCTCATGACCTAACTCAAACTCCTTCCATTTCGATCTGCAACAGGGGTCCTAAGGTTCCCACCGATTGCTTTGCAGTCTTACTTTGTCTTACTTCTAAGCAAGAG ATCAATCATGCTATTATTGCGCTTATTCCTAAGCATGATCAAGCCTCCCAGGTTAACCATTTTAGACCCATATCTTGCTATAATTTGTTATACAAGATTGTGTCTAAAATTCTGGCCAACCGCATAGCCTCAGTGCTTGAGACTATTATTGGGAAAACTCAAACTGCCTTCATTAAGAATAGAAAGATGATGGACAACATCTTCCTAGTTCAAGAGATTTTGTGCAAATATGCACGGAAAAGATCCTCTTCGAGATGCCTCCTGAAAATTGACTTGCATATAGCTTATGATTCCATTTCCTGA
- the LOC114419427 gene encoding methylmalonate-semialdehyde dehydrogenase [acylating], mitochondrial-like: MLRLSIQRVRKLNFLSPQISALGRSHLSTAAEPSSSKSNPPRVPNLIGGSFVDSKASTVIDVINPATQEVVSQVPLSTDEEFKEAVSAAKKAFPSWRNTPITTRQRVMLKLQELIRRDMDKLALNVTTEQGKTLKDAQGDVFRGLEVVEHACGMATLQMGEYVSNVSHGIDTYSIREPLGVCAGICPFNFPAMIPLWMFPMAITCGNTFVLKPSEKDPGASVMLAELALEAGLPEGVLNIVHGTHDIVNAICDDDDIKAISFVGSNVAGMHIYSRAAAKGKRVQSNMGAKNHAIVMADANVDATLNALVAAGFGAAGQRCMALSTVVFVGGSKPWEDKLLEHAKALKVNAGTEPDTDLGPVISKQAKERIHRLVQSGVESGARLLLDGRNIVVPGYESGNFIGPTILSDINANMECYKEEIFGPVLLFMEADSLEEAINIINSNKYGNGASIFTTSGVAARKFQTEIEAGQVGINVPIPVPLPFFSFTGNKASFAGDLNFYGKAGVNFYTQIKTITQQWKDSTGGSKINLAMPTSQK, encoded by the exons ATGTTGCGGCTGTCGATTCAACGAG TGAGGAAGTTGAACTTTCTCAGTCCCCAGATCTCTGCTTTGGGAAGGTCCCATTTGTCAACTGCTGCTGAACCATCTTCCAGTAAGAGCAATCCACCG AGGGTTCCAAATCTTATTGGAGGCAGTTTTGTTGACTCAAAAGCATCAACTGTCATTGATGTTATAAACCca GCAACCCAAGAAGTTGTTTCACAAGTTCCTTTGTCTACTGATGAAGAGTTTAAGGAAGCTGTATCAGCAGCAAAGAAGGCATTTCCATCATGGCGTAACACTCCAATTACAACACGCCAACGTGTTATGCTGAAGCTTCAAGAGCTTATACGCAGAGATATG GATAAACTTGCTCTGAATGTGACCACTGAACAAGGAAAGACATTGAAGGATGCCCAAGGAGATGTATTTCGTGGTTTAG AGGTGGTGGAACATGCTTGTGGGATGGCAACTCTGCAAATGGGGGAGTATGTTTCCAATGTATCACATGGAATTGATACTTATAGCATTAGAGAACCACTTGGTGTTTGTGCTGGTATTTGTCCTTTCAACTTTCCTGCAATGATTCCCTTGTGG ATGTTTCCTATGGCTATTACCTGTGGTAATACCTTTGTTCTAAAACCATCAGAGAAAGACCCAG GTGCTTCTGTAATGCTTGCAGAATTGGCATTGGAGGCTGGTTTGCCTGAGGGTGTCTTAAATATAGTTCATGGAACCCAT GATATTGTGAATGCTATTTGTGATGATGACGACATCAAAGCCATAtcctttgttggttcaaatGTT GCCGGAATGCACATATATTCAAGAGCAGCAGCTAAAGGGAAACGCGTTCAG TCTAACATGGGAGCCAAAAATCATGCGATTGTCATGGCAGATGCAAATGTTGATGCTACTCTTAATGCTTTAGTTGCTGCTGGTTTTGGTGCTGCTGGACAAAGGTGTATGGCTCTCAGTACAGTTGTTTTTGTTGGAGGCTCAAAACCATG GGAGGATAAACTTTTAGAGCATGCCAAAGCTCTTAAAGTAAATGCCGGAACTGAACCTGATACAGATCTTGGTCCGGTGATCAGCAAGCAG GCAAAGGAGAGAATACACAGATTAGTTCAATCTGGGGTTGAAAGTGGTGCCAGACTACTGCTTGATGGAAGAAATATAGTG GTCCCaggatatgaatctggcaatttTATTGGTCCAACCATCTTATCAGATATCAATGCCAACATGGAGTGCTACAAG GAGGAAATTTTTGGCCCAGTTCTTCTTTTCATGGAG GCTGATAGCTTGGAAGAAGCCATAAACATTATCAACAGTAACAA GTACGGAAATGGTGCTTCTATATTTACTACATCTGGTGTTGCTGCAAGGAAATTTCAGACTGAGATAGAGGCTGGACAG GTTGGCATCAATGTCCCCATTCCAGTTCCTTTGCCCTTCTTCTCATTTACCGGCAACAAGGCATCGTTTGCCGGTGATCTCAACTTCTATG GCAAGGCAGGGGTTAACTTCTATACACAGATTAAGACAATAACACAACAATGGAAGGATTCAACTGGTGGTAGCAAGATTAACTTGGCAATGCCAACCTCTCAAAAATAA
- the LOC114419428 gene encoding protein FLOURY 1-like isoform X1 — protein MDFPPALNLLTEFGCGFVLLRSLSRIFNLLGLFLMLTFCFKVMCFGWNSKNALRFLCDSGGVPRIRFCLDKVVLEKVSKAKTKPLKKPRHPTSSSSFRRRPGGSGERGNAVSDDGSEGKGENEREGGNEDEVFDVMTLRRMVRMERQKANAACADLEKERTAASSSAEEAMAMILRLQSEKSAAEIQATQFRRMAEQKLDYDNEVIESLQWTITQHEFQKCEVEDRIEMCREELRQFMRDEEIDRIEDEVSRSFMYDNENDNDDPDGNSVGSSPETESQTLT, from the exons ATGGATTTTCCTCCCGCCCTCAATCTCCTTACCGAATTCGGTTGCGGCTTCGTCCTTCTCCGCTCCCTCTCCCGCATCTTCAATCTTCTAGGCCTCTTTCTGATGCTCACATTCTGCTTCAAGGTTATGTGCTTCGGTTGGAACTCCAAGAACGCCCTTCGCTTCCTCTGCGACTCCGGCGGCGTCCCCAGAATCCGCTTCTGCCTCGACAAAGTCGTTTTGGAAAAAGTCTCCAAAGCGAAGACCAAACCTTTGAAAAAACCACGCCACCCCACTTCGAGCTCTTCCTTCCGGAGGCGCCCCGGTGGGTCCGGGGAGAGAGGGAACGCGGTTTCCGATGATGGGTCGGAGGGGAAGGGGGAGAACGAGAGAGAGGGTGGCAATGAGGACGAGGTGTTCGACGTAATGACGCTTAGAAGAATGGTGAGGATGGAGCGGCAGAAGGCCAATGCGGCGTGCGCGGATCTCGAGAAGGAGAGGACGGCGGCCTCCTCGTCCGCGGAGGAGGCGATGGCAATGATCCTGCGGCTGCAGAGCGAGAAGAGCGCTGCGGAGATTCAGGCCACGCAGTTCCGGCGGATGGCGGAGCAGAAGCTGGATTACGATAATGAAGTGATTGAGTCGTTGCAGTGGACGATCACGCAGCACGAGTTTCAGAAGTGTGAGGTGGAGGATCGGATAGAGATGTGTAGGGAGGAACTGAGGCAGTTTATGAGGGATGAGGAAATAGACCGAATTGAAGATGAAGTGAGTAGGAGTTTTATGTATGATAATgaaaatgataatgatgatcCTGATGGTAATTCAGTAGGTAGCTCTCCCGAAACCGAATCACAGACCTT GACTTGA
- the LOC114419428 gene encoding protein FLOURY 1-like isoform X2 — protein MDFPPALNLLTEFGCGFVLLRSLSRIFNLLGLFLMLTFCFKVMCFGWNSKNALRFLCDSGGVPRIRFCLDKVVLEKVSKAKTKPLKKPRHPTSSSSFRRRPGGSGERGNAVSDDGSEGKGENEREGGNEDEVFDVMTLRRMVRMERQKANAACADLEKERTAASSSAEEAMAMILRLQSEKSAAEIQATQFRRMAEQKLDYDNEVIESLQWTITQHEFQKCEVEDRIEMCREELRQFMRDEEIDRIEDEVSRSFMYDNENDNDDPDGNSVGSSPETESQTL, from the coding sequence ATGGATTTTCCTCCCGCCCTCAATCTCCTTACCGAATTCGGTTGCGGCTTCGTCCTTCTCCGCTCCCTCTCCCGCATCTTCAATCTTCTAGGCCTCTTTCTGATGCTCACATTCTGCTTCAAGGTTATGTGCTTCGGTTGGAACTCCAAGAACGCCCTTCGCTTCCTCTGCGACTCCGGCGGCGTCCCCAGAATCCGCTTCTGCCTCGACAAAGTCGTTTTGGAAAAAGTCTCCAAAGCGAAGACCAAACCTTTGAAAAAACCACGCCACCCCACTTCGAGCTCTTCCTTCCGGAGGCGCCCCGGTGGGTCCGGGGAGAGAGGGAACGCGGTTTCCGATGATGGGTCGGAGGGGAAGGGGGAGAACGAGAGAGAGGGTGGCAATGAGGACGAGGTGTTCGACGTAATGACGCTTAGAAGAATGGTGAGGATGGAGCGGCAGAAGGCCAATGCGGCGTGCGCGGATCTCGAGAAGGAGAGGACGGCGGCCTCCTCGTCCGCGGAGGAGGCGATGGCAATGATCCTGCGGCTGCAGAGCGAGAAGAGCGCTGCGGAGATTCAGGCCACGCAGTTCCGGCGGATGGCGGAGCAGAAGCTGGATTACGATAATGAAGTGATTGAGTCGTTGCAGTGGACGATCACGCAGCACGAGTTTCAGAAGTGTGAGGTGGAGGATCGGATAGAGATGTGTAGGGAGGAACTGAGGCAGTTTATGAGGGATGAGGAAATAGACCGAATTGAAGATGAAGTGAGTAGGAGTTTTATGTATGATAATgaaaatgataatgatgatcCTGATGGTAATTCAGTAGGTAGCTCTCCCGAAACCGAATCACAGACCTTGTAA